The Caulifigura coniformis genome includes a region encoding these proteins:
- a CDS encoding ECF-type sigma factor, protein MIEETDPFENWIERLQDGDPAAAEAVWNRFSAKLLRMVQLRLRTRRPRHADEEDVVNSAMKSLCRRAEEGQFQHVRDGIDLWKLLVTITQRKAINLLRDAGRKKRGSRSVRGDSALRWVEGDGGGFDTLPSPEPTPEFAAMMFESTESLLQLLDGEARLIAELKLQGHTNSEVAQRIGKSLPTVERRLKLIRTIWDGWSRGDSNGFGERS, encoded by the coding sequence ATGATCGAGGAAACGGATCCGTTCGAGAACTGGATTGAGAGGCTTCAGGATGGTGATCCGGCGGCGGCCGAGGCCGTCTGGAACCGGTTTTCCGCGAAGCTTTTGAGGATGGTGCAGTTGCGCCTGAGGACGCGCCGGCCGCGGCATGCGGACGAAGAGGATGTGGTGAACAGCGCGATGAAATCGCTGTGCCGAAGGGCGGAGGAGGGGCAGTTTCAGCACGTTCGGGACGGAATCGACCTGTGGAAGCTGCTCGTCACGATCACTCAGAGGAAGGCGATCAACCTGCTGCGCGACGCCGGCCGAAAAAAGCGGGGAAGTCGTTCTGTGCGAGGAGATTCGGCCCTTCGGTGGGTTGAGGGGGATGGGGGAGGCTTCGACACGCTTCCTTCGCCGGAGCCGACGCCTGAGTTCGCGGCGATGATGTTCGAATCGACCGAGTCGCTGCTTCAGCTGCTCGATGGTGAGGCCCGATTGATCGCGGAACTGAAGCTGCAGGGGCACACGAACAGCGAGGTGGCCCAGCGGATCGGAAAATCGCTGCCGACGGTCGAGCGGCGTCTGAAACTCATTCGGACGATCTGGGACGGCTGGTCGCGCGGCGATTCGAATGGCTTTGGAGAACGTTCCTAA
- a CDS encoding FHA domain-containing serine/threonine-protein kinase, producing the protein MNKELQSSVQSEQALDEVCRDFEDAFKARKPVLIEEVLVRAPSDHRNGLLGDLLDIELWWRRVRGDTFSIDDYRQRFPQSRPIVDLAFSKFPTGPAVALDVIEGPHTGEAFEFSQHCSFVVGRAADVQFSLSQDQHLSRHHCRLEMNPPMARIIDLDSRNGTFVNNARIKDSPLTNGDVIRFGNSCIRVRVRLPPAKPAVDPAETLPAGEGGAQDSSRDSKADIPLEVPLVPGYELLDEIGEGGLGVVYAARQLATNRKVAIKFIRPDHAVDLEATRMFLREASVLSQLQHPRIVQFVELGSIQNRLFLVMEHLETITFDEVCRDVTPQRRWQVACGIVCRVLEALEFAHQAGYVHRDVKPANILLFRQQKKMGVKLADFGLAKSFQTAGLSGLTQDDVTRGSLAYMPPEQVVDCRSARPPSDLYATGATLFNFLTGRLPYVFTAQASALRMILEEAPIRADSLIPDLPAGLADLISKAMAKSPSQRFRSAEEMRETLYPYTSKGQRESL; encoded by the coding sequence GTGAACAAGGAATTGCAGAGTTCCGTGCAGTCTGAGCAGGCGCTCGATGAGGTTTGCCGGGACTTCGAAGACGCGTTCAAGGCCCGCAAGCCCGTGCTGATTGAAGAGGTCCTGGTCCGGGCTCCGAGCGATCATCGGAACGGGCTGCTCGGAGATCTCCTGGACATTGAGTTGTGGTGGCGCCGTGTTCGAGGCGACACGTTTTCAATCGACGACTACCGGCAGCGATTTCCGCAGAGCCGACCGATCGTCGATCTGGCATTCTCCAAGTTTCCAACGGGGCCGGCCGTCGCGCTGGATGTGATCGAAGGACCGCACACGGGAGAGGCCTTCGAGTTCTCGCAGCATTGTTCGTTCGTGGTGGGGCGTGCGGCGGACGTTCAGTTCTCTCTGTCGCAGGATCAGCATCTCTCGAGGCATCATTGCCGCCTGGAGATGAATCCGCCGATGGCGAGGATCATCGACCTGGACAGCCGCAATGGAACGTTCGTCAACAACGCGCGGATAAAGGACTCACCGCTCACGAACGGCGATGTGATTCGATTCGGGAATTCCTGTATTCGCGTGCGGGTCAGGCTGCCGCCCGCGAAGCCGGCTGTCGACCCCGCGGAGACATTGCCGGCAGGGGAGGGAGGCGCCCAGGATTCTTCTCGGGATTCCAAGGCGGACATTCCTCTCGAGGTTCCGCTGGTTCCGGGATACGAACTCCTCGACGAGATTGGGGAGGGCGGGCTGGGAGTTGTCTACGCGGCGCGGCAACTGGCGACGAACCGCAAGGTAGCCATCAAATTCATCCGGCCTGACCATGCCGTGGATCTTGAGGCGACGCGGATGTTTCTGCGCGAGGCGTCTGTTCTGAGCCAATTGCAGCATCCCCGGATCGTGCAGTTTGTGGAACTGGGGAGCATCCAGAATCGGCTGTTCCTGGTGATGGAGCACCTGGAGACGATCACGTTCGACGAAGTGTGCCGCGATGTGACGCCGCAGCGCCGGTGGCAGGTGGCATGCGGAATCGTCTGTCGAGTGCTGGAGGCGCTCGAGTTTGCGCATCAGGCCGGCTATGTGCACCGCGACGTGAAACCGGCGAACATCCTGCTGTTCCGTCAGCAGAAGAAAATGGGGGTGAAGCTCGCGGATTTTGGACTGGCCAAGAGCTTCCAGACAGCGGGTCTGAGCGGATTGACTCAAGATGACGTGACGCGCGGATCGCTGGCGTATATGCCGCCGGAACAAGTGGTGGACTGCCGGTCGGCCCGGCCGCCATCCGATCTCTATGCCACCGGGGCGACGCTGTTCAACTTTCTGACGGGGCGTTTGCCGTACGTGTTTACCGCGCAGGCGAGTGCCTTGCGCATGATCCTCGAGGAAGCGCCGATCCGCGCGGACTCCCTGATTCCCGACCTCCCGGCAGGCCTGGCGGATCTCATCTCGAAGGCGATGGCGAAATCGCCCTCGCAGCGATTCCGTTCGGCGGAGGAGATGCGGGAAACGTTGTACCCGTACACCAGCAAAGGCCAGCGGGAGTCTCTGTGA
- a CDS encoding WD40 repeat domain-containing serine/threonine protein kinase produces MAETVELTDTPTQTIPVRSEAVEPSIGELGRYQMKQLLGRGGFGRVFRAFDPQLERFVALKIPLKKVSDRPRIERFLNEARLVAKLRHPNIVSVFDAGELQGWPYIANEFVDGRTLSSLLAEGRPPVENAVRWVKQAARALAYAHRHGVIHRDIKPHNIMLNAAGEPQILDFGMARLQVQASGGEEERSFEGTPAYMSPEQVRGEASRIGPATDQYSLGITLYELLAGARPFGGSSTVVMQKAVEISAPAIRTVRPDVPADLDAICLKAISKHPVDRYPDCNALAEDLERWERGEPVLARPLGVHQRLWRWRRRNPLVAALAAAFCLSVLIGAGAVVVVKARAIESEQAAKRKTRDAEKNAEDLKNAAQDLETERNLVKERNAKLERDQAEAERRERERTQKEQADAADRARLAQDATEQAAREAARLQTLAQLDFARRGYASEMRAAQGAWEAGHLSQFRRVLSRYERERLPDQSDPRKFEYGYWKRLESACAVALPNVSGLTDIKALQGHDLLVTGTDRGEMTIVEPQDGTIRFRAEDLPRGRMAVATLSGFIDPKGDFSRFNLEGDGRAISFVIAGAADGVLRVYTVGQWDRPPDVVRAGSGPIDLLIPGPFDPTMRAGKDTRTLQTPLPLMIAFSADEARSVQLQTAKTTGDRITGENLRVVKPVKLEFGTDTTIWNEITAAAVFSPYFANPRGPQQRPITIAVAAAARNGDVLYWGYTMRPAPRGQGFAGVTPTPVYAVLTGASPPVSHLGITGDGTTIYAVDQEGDLKSWNLVSGLKVGENRIACVKSLPAQGITSLCLAPHERMAIGKQDGSVDLLDMTREMEALETRRLHIEPVTHVASLGEDDLVAASRSDGEMFRWRILAKTQLDKIPVPGDVFTTSDFAPGGASLWTVSGSIISRTLAGRSTERLPIVALRSPVTRLRVSPDDVHCLAMTAEGEAVLVHHQNGEIRRWGDVVDGCIDRESVRLLTTQGRLLARRLAGGQEEDLPSSHPTSTPFLLLEDGRILSALIGGPKKWTYSTVVDGVWQSRWELLVEAVENPSGPEVAERAAGAQAERYFERLAHSGRPALENSPTVSAALSVKGDQLALAGLDPIIRLVDPATGMVKKELAGHAGRVTAVTFSADGERLATADDAGEVMVWDANSGEALLSLTGGGRQASWIGFDDSGRYLAASGAGWACWWSGEPPK; encoded by the coding sequence ATGGCAGAGACGGTCGAACTGACGGACACACCGACGCAGACCATCCCGGTGCGTTCGGAAGCGGTCGAGCCTTCGATCGGGGAACTGGGCCGCTACCAGATGAAGCAACTGCTGGGGCGAGGGGGCTTCGGGCGGGTGTTCCGGGCGTTCGATCCGCAACTGGAGCGGTTTGTCGCGCTGAAGATCCCGCTGAAGAAGGTATCGGACCGGCCGCGGATCGAACGGTTTCTGAATGAAGCCCGGCTGGTCGCGAAACTGCGACATCCCAACATCGTGTCGGTGTTCGACGCAGGGGAACTGCAGGGATGGCCGTATATTGCCAACGAGTTCGTGGACGGGCGCACGTTGTCGTCGCTCCTTGCGGAAGGTCGGCCGCCGGTTGAGAACGCAGTGCGGTGGGTGAAGCAGGCGGCGAGGGCGCTTGCGTATGCGCATCGCCACGGCGTCATTCACCGAGACATCAAGCCGCATAACATCATGCTGAACGCGGCAGGAGAGCCGCAGATCCTCGATTTCGGGATGGCGCGACTGCAGGTGCAGGCGTCGGGCGGTGAAGAGGAACGGTCGTTCGAGGGGACGCCCGCCTATATGTCGCCGGAGCAGGTTCGAGGAGAGGCGTCCCGGATCGGTCCGGCGACCGACCAGTACAGCCTGGGAATCACGTTGTATGAACTGCTGGCCGGCGCGCGCCCGTTCGGCGGTTCGTCGACGGTGGTGATGCAGAAGGCGGTCGAGATTTCCGCTCCGGCCATCCGGACTGTCCGCCCCGACGTGCCCGCAGACCTCGATGCCATCTGTCTGAAGGCGATCTCGAAGCATCCTGTCGATCGCTACCCGGACTGCAATGCACTGGCCGAGGACCTGGAGCGGTGGGAGCGGGGGGAACCGGTCCTGGCACGTCCGCTGGGGGTGCATCAAAGACTTTGGCGGTGGCGACGTCGGAATCCGCTGGTCGCGGCACTTGCGGCTGCGTTTTGCCTTTCGGTGCTGATCGGGGCAGGGGCCGTGGTCGTTGTCAAAGCGAGAGCGATCGAGAGCGAACAAGCGGCGAAGCGCAAGACGCGTGATGCCGAGAAGAATGCAGAGGACCTCAAAAACGCAGCCCAAGACCTGGAGACCGAGCGAAACCTCGTCAAAGAGCGAAATGCGAAACTTGAACGCGACCAAGCCGAGGCGGAACGTCGCGAAAGGGAGAGAACTCAGAAGGAGCAGGCCGATGCGGCAGATCGTGCCCGGCTGGCCCAGGACGCGACCGAGCAGGCCGCCCGGGAAGCGGCGCGTCTTCAGACTCTTGCACAATTGGATTTTGCCCGCCGAGGCTATGCGTCGGAGATGCGCGCGGCCCAGGGGGCGTGGGAAGCCGGCCATCTGTCACAGTTCAGGCGCGTGCTGTCGAGGTATGAGCGGGAGCGTCTGCCCGATCAGAGCGACCCGCGCAAGTTCGAATATGGCTACTGGAAGCGATTGGAAAGCGCGTGCGCGGTTGCACTCCCCAATGTTTCGGGGCTGACCGACATCAAGGCCCTGCAGGGGCACGACCTTCTCGTCACGGGAACCGACCGCGGAGAGATGACGATCGTCGAGCCGCAGGACGGGACGATCCGTTTTCGAGCAGAAGATCTCCCTCGCGGCAGGATGGCTGTCGCGACTCTATCGGGTTTCATTGATCCGAAAGGGGATTTTTCCCGCTTCAATCTGGAAGGCGATGGACGGGCCATCAGTTTCGTCATCGCAGGCGCCGCCGATGGCGTCCTCCGCGTGTATACAGTGGGCCAGTGGGATCGTCCGCCGGACGTCGTCCGCGCTGGGTCTGGTCCGATCGACCTGCTGATCCCCGGCCCCTTCGATCCGACGATGCGAGCGGGCAAGGATACGAGGACGCTGCAGACTCCATTGCCGCTGATGATCGCGTTCTCAGCCGATGAAGCGCGGAGCGTCCAGCTTCAGACCGCGAAGACCACGGGCGACAGAATCACAGGGGAGAATCTGCGAGTGGTGAAGCCAGTGAAACTGGAGTTCGGCACTGATACGACGATCTGGAACGAAATCACGGCGGCGGCGGTGTTCAGTCCCTATTTCGCCAATCCGCGAGGGCCGCAACAACGTCCCATCACGATTGCGGTGGCGGCGGCCGCGAGGAACGGCGACGTCCTGTACTGGGGCTACACCATGCGTCCGGCGCCACGGGGGCAGGGCTTTGCTGGCGTGACGCCGACGCCGGTCTATGCAGTCCTGACCGGGGCGTCTCCGCCGGTGTCACACCTCGGAATCACGGGGGATGGAACAACAATCTACGCGGTTGATCAGGAAGGGGATCTGAAGTCGTGGAATCTCGTATCGGGCCTGAAAGTGGGGGAGAATCGGATTGCTTGTGTGAAGAGCCTACCCGCCCAGGGGATTACGTCACTGTGCCTGGCTCCCCACGAACGAATGGCGATCGGAAAGCAGGACGGGTCGGTCGATCTGCTCGACATGACTCGCGAGATGGAGGCTCTGGAAACGCGACGTCTTCATATTGAGCCTGTCACTCATGTTGCCTCACTGGGAGAGGACGACCTGGTCGCCGCGAGCCGATCGGACGGGGAGATGTTCCGTTGGCGCATTCTGGCCAAGACGCAGCTGGACAAGATTCCGGTGCCCGGTGATGTTTTCACCACGTCAGACTTTGCGCCGGGGGGGGCGAGTCTGTGGACCGTCAGTGGATCGATCATCTCGCGAACGCTGGCTGGTCGATCGACCGAGCGACTCCCAATCGTGGCCCTTCGGTCCCCGGTCACAAGGCTGCGTGTGTCCCCCGACGACGTGCATTGCCTGGCAATGACTGCGGAGGGGGAAGCAGTTCTCGTCCATCATCAGAATGGCGAGATCCGGCGATGGGGAGACGTTGTGGACGGATGCATTGATCGGGAGAGCGTCCGACTTCTGACGACTCAGGGCCGACTGTTGGCGCGAAGGCTCGCTGGCGGGCAGGAGGAAGACCTCCCCTCTTCACATCCGACAAGCACACCGTTCCTCCTGTTGGAGGATGGTCGCATACTTTCGGCATTGATCGGTGGTCCAAAGAAATGGACATACTCCACCGTCGTCGATGGCGTGTGGCAGAGTCGCTGGGAACTGCTCGTGGAAGCTGTCGAGAACCCGTCCGGACCGGAGGTTGCCGAAAGGGCTGCAGGAGCGCAAGCAGAACGATATTTTGAGCGACTGGCCCATTCAGGACGGCCGGCTCTTGAGAACAGTCCGACGGTCTCCGCAGCGCTGTCGGTTAAAGGCGATCAACTGGCGCTCGCAGGGCTTGATCCCATCATCCGCCTGGTCGATCCAGCAACTGGGATGGTCAAGAAAGAACTGGCTGGACACGCGGGCCGTGTCACTGCTGTCACGTTCAGTGCAGACGGTGAACGACTCGCGACGGCGGATGATGCCGGAGAGGTGATGGTTTGGGATGCGAATTCAGGCGAGGCGCTGCTTTCTCTGACCGGCGGCGGTCGTCAGGCATCGTGGATCGGTTTCGATGACAGCGGACGTTACCTGGCCGCGAGCGGCGCCGGATGGGCATGCTGGTGGTCCGGCGAACCACCCAAATAG
- a CDS encoding ECF-type sigma factor, whose amino-acid sequence MHEVTQILAAIDAGDSQAAQQLMPLVYDELRRLAAVRMAEERPEHTLQATALVHEAYLRLIGSDQKWENRGHFFAAAANSMRQILVDWARRKHAIKRGEHARREPLEEQALAYSADPALILDLDEAVTDLASEDAQAAEIVKLRLFAGLSMTEIGETLGLSRSAVFENWQFARAWFAGRKPGLNAE is encoded by the coding sequence ATGCACGAGGTGACCCAAATCCTGGCGGCGATCGATGCGGGCGATTCACAGGCGGCACAGCAATTGATGCCGCTGGTGTATGACGAGCTGCGCCGGCTGGCGGCGGTCCGAATGGCGGAGGAACGTCCGGAACACACGCTGCAGGCGACAGCGCTGGTGCATGAGGCCTACCTGCGGCTGATCGGCTCGGACCAGAAGTGGGAGAATCGCGGGCATTTTTTTGCAGCGGCCGCGAACTCGATGCGGCAGATCCTCGTCGACTGGGCGCGACGTAAACACGCCATCAAACGGGGCGAACACGCCCGTCGCGAGCCCCTGGAGGAGCAGGCCCTTGCCTATTCCGCCGATCCTGCCCTGATTTTGGATCTCGATGAGGCGGTCACGGATCTGGCCTCGGAAGACGCCCAGGCGGCCGAAATCGTCAAGCTGCGGCTGTTTGCGGGGTTGTCGATGACCGAGATCGGCGAGACGCTGGGCCTGTCGCGTTCCGCCGTATTCGAGAACTGGCAGTTCGCCCGGGCCTGGTTCGCGGGGCGAAAACCTGGGCTGAACGCCGAATAA
- a CDS encoding NHL repeat-containing protein: MQTTPAVTARPKKRGLFVTRWLRGLTAPAQPRARRGMRQHRGFASAQVLEARSLLSATFDGAVGFGNAEGLSIGEDVATDSAGNSYVTGYFGGTVDFDPGATHAGDADILTARGSQDIYVAKYASDNSLIWARRMGGDQSTNTGYGGRSISIDSAGNVYVGGVFAESADFGSATLTSQGGHDAFLVKLDSSGDVAWAKSWGTTGADAVSGVDVDGSGNVYTLSYRSDTKAYEVRKLRSSGSALWTKSVTTRSNLGSDLEVSSTGNVYVTGSFTGTTDFDPSSKVKSVTSSYSSSFVMKLDTNGKFGWVSPFLSSAGSSSTVNSLEIDPSGSLVVGGSYNGTVDFNPGSGTTTLSSAGGGFVAKLNSSGSLAWARGFVELEPGSTYVRSVSVDNSGNVYATGSFTGTTDFDPGSGNYSLIPGASSSAFVVKLNSSGNFNWGESFDGAAGRGIDVDSSGVVHVVGSYRGTVDFDPDPIGVFELTTAGTRNYGFRLRLRQS, from the coding sequence ATGCAGACAACTCCGGCTGTCACGGCGCGTCCAAAGAAGCGGGGACTGTTCGTCACACGCTGGCTGCGCGGGCTGACCGCGCCGGCGCAGCCCCGGGCCCGCCGCGGGATGCGCCAGCACCGCGGCTTCGCGTCCGCGCAGGTGCTGGAAGCCCGGTCCCTGCTTTCGGCCACGTTTGATGGTGCGGTTGGCTTTGGAAATGCAGAGGGACTGAGCATCGGGGAAGACGTTGCCACTGATTCTGCGGGGAACAGCTACGTCACCGGATACTTCGGCGGGACTGTCGACTTTGATCCCGGGGCGACGCACGCTGGCGACGCCGACATTCTCACGGCGCGTGGCTCGCAGGACATTTACGTCGCCAAGTATGCGTCGGACAACTCGCTGATCTGGGCGCGACGAATGGGCGGCGATCAGTCGACGAATACTGGATACGGCGGGCGATCGATCTCAATCGACAGCGCGGGAAATGTCTACGTCGGTGGCGTCTTCGCGGAATCGGCCGACTTTGGTTCAGCGACGTTGACGAGCCAGGGTGGGCACGATGCGTTCCTCGTCAAACTCGATTCGAGCGGCGATGTGGCCTGGGCGAAGTCCTGGGGGACGACCGGAGCTGACGCGGTCAGCGGAGTTGATGTGGATGGCTCGGGGAATGTCTACACCCTGAGCTACCGCAGCGACACGAAGGCCTACGAGGTTCGGAAACTCCGCTCGAGCGGCAGCGCGTTGTGGACCAAGTCGGTGACGACTCGCAGTAACCTGGGCAGCGACCTGGAGGTCAGTTCGACCGGAAACGTCTATGTGACCGGATCGTTCACAGGGACAACGGACTTCGACCCAAGTTCCAAGGTCAAGTCGGTGACTTCCTCCTACAGTTCCAGCTTCGTCATGAAGCTCGATACCAATGGGAAGTTCGGCTGGGTCAGTCCGTTTCTGTCGTCCGCTGGTTCATCGTCGACGGTCAACAGCCTGGAGATTGATCCGAGCGGAAGCCTGGTGGTTGGAGGGTCTTACAATGGAACAGTCGACTTCAATCCCGGCAGCGGGACGACGACGCTCAGCAGCGCGGGAGGTGGGTTCGTCGCCAAGCTGAACAGTTCCGGGTCACTCGCCTGGGCGCGGGGCTTTGTCGAGCTTGAACCGGGATCGACCTACGTCAGATCCGTCTCTGTAGACAACTCAGGCAATGTTTACGCGACGGGAAGTTTCACGGGAACAACCGACTTTGATCCGGGATCGGGGAACTACTCACTGATCCCTGGCGCCAGCAGTTCCGCGTTCGTCGTCAAGCTCAACTCATCCGGCAACTTCAACTGGGGGGAGTCGTTTGATGGTGCTGCGGGCCGCGGGATCGATGTTGACTCCAGCGGCGTGGTTCACGTGGTTGGCAGCTACCGCGGAACGGTCGACTTCGATCCCGATCCCATCGGCGTGTTCGAGTTAACCACGGCCGGAACCAGGAACTACGGGTTCCGGCTTCGGCTGCGGCAGTCGTGA